The window TACAAGGGGGATTTTTTATGAAAATTGCTGTCGCTTATGCGCGATACAGCTCAGATAATCAGCGTCAGGAAAGCATTGATGCTCAGGCACGCGCAATTAAGGATTACTGTAAAAAAAATGATATTATGCTCATGCACATTTATATTGATGAAGCAGTATCCGCAACCACTGACCAACGCGATC of the uncultured Caproiciproducens sp. genome contains:
- a CDS encoding recombinase family protein; protein product: MKIAVAYARYSSDNQRQESIDAQARAIKDYCKKNDIMLMHIYIDEAVSATTDQRDQFLQMVEDAKKGSFQLCIVHKLDRFARNRYDSAFYRRELEKCG